The following proteins come from a genomic window of Anopheles ziemanni chromosome 3, idAnoZiCoDA_A2_x.2, whole genome shotgun sequence:
- the LOC131286111 gene encoding uncharacterized protein LOC131286111 codes for MTVQQFVSNVFSDEALTAYNFHGSNTSGRAKIPMKTYSVFFDCFLEAFERTGLNDMALQTQLTAAIKYSRNRMRQRSFRARKNRERQYGSQKSQKNLIDPDP; via the exons ATGACGGTGCAACAGTTCGTATCGAACGTATTTTCCGACGAAGCTCTGACAGCCTACAATTTTCACGGCTCCAACACCAGTGGCCGTGCGAAAATCCCAATGAAAACGTATTCGGTGTTTTTCGACTGTTTCCTGG AGGCATTTGAACGGACTGGTTTGAACGACATGGCACTTCAAACCCAACTGACGGCAGCTATCAAGTACagccgcaaccgcatgcggcaGCGCAGTTTCCGGGCACGCAAGAATCGAGAGCGACAGTATGGGTCTCAAAAATCGCAGAAGAATCTGATCGACCCTGATCCTTGA
- the LOC131286109 gene encoding uncharacterized protein LOC131286109, producing MSLELSKGTQKFVLKFPLETGADIEMLEDVIQNSESARNKYKQLLQQCIRENPRKPSLALLKLFTDKSLDDYNYTGHCNYTRSKKNAMKDYMIFTDCIDDAWNNILPPGARMRAIRGAIALCGNRKRMLRMREKQRKHCNTDRF from the exons ATGTCCTTGGAGCTTTCAAAGGGCACGCAAAAGTTCGTCCTTAAGTTTCCACTGGAAACCGGGGCCGATATCGAAATGCTTGAAGACGTCATTCAGAACTCGGAAAGTGCAAGAAATAAATAC aaACAACTGCTGCAACAATGCATACGGGAAAACCCTCGAAAACCATCGCTCGCCCTGCTGAAGCTGTTTACCGACAAATCGCTAGACGATTACAACTACACCGGCCACTGCAATTACACGCGGTCCAAAAAGAACGCGATGAAAGATTACATGATTTTCACCGATTGCATCGACG ATGCATGGAACAACATTTTGCCTCCCGGTGCTCGGATGCGCGCAATTCGTGGTGCGATTGCACTGTGCGGGAACCGCAAACGTATGCTGAGGATGCGTGAAAAGCAACGGAAACACTGCAATACCGACAGATTTTAG
- the LOC131286877 gene encoding sorting nexin-12 isoform X1: MMAESDNTADATRRLNVKKQTLDDAYAIPANFLEIDVVNPMTTIAAGKKRYTDYEVRMRTNLPVFKVKESSVRRRYSDFEWLRNELERDSKIVVPPLPGKAWKRQMPFRGDDGIFDENFIEERRKGLEQFINKIAGHPLAQNERCLHMFLQEPAIDKNYVPGILPVDK, encoded by the exons ATGATGGCAGAATCCGACAACACGGCCGACGCGACCCGACGACTGAACGTGAAGAAACAGACCCTCGACGATGCGTACGCAATTCCGGCCAACTTCCTGGAGATTGACGTCGTTAACCCGATGACCACAATCGCGGCCGGAAAGAAGCGCTACACCGATTACGAAGTGCGAATGCGG ACAAACCTTCCGGTGTTCAAAGTGAAAGAATCGAGCGTCCGCCGACGGTACAGCGATTTCGAATGGCTCAGGAACGAACTGGAGCGCGACAGTAAG ATCGTGGTTCCCCCGCTACCGGGTAAGGCCTGGAAGCGCCAGATGCCGTTCCGCGGCGACGATGGCATTTTTGACGAGAACTTCATCGAGGAACGACGAAAAGGGCTCGAACAGTTCATCAACAAAATCGCCGGCCACCCGCTAGCGCAGAACGAGCGGTGTTTGCATATGTTCCTGCAGGAGCCGGCCATCGATAAGAACTATGTGCCCG GAATCCTCCCGGTGGACAAATGA
- the LOC131286877 gene encoding sorting nexin-12 isoform X2, with protein MMAESDNTADATRRLNVKKQTLDDAYAIPANFLEIDVVNPMTTIAAGKKRYTDYEVRMRTNLPVFKVKESSVRRRYSDFEWLRNELERDSKIVVPPLPGKAWKRQMPFRGDDGIFDENFIEERRKGLEQFINKIAGHPLAQNERCLHMFLQEPAIDKNYVPGKIRNT; from the exons ATGATGGCAGAATCCGACAACACGGCCGACGCGACCCGACGACTGAACGTGAAGAAACAGACCCTCGACGATGCGTACGCAATTCCGGCCAACTTCCTGGAGATTGACGTCGTTAACCCGATGACCACAATCGCGGCCGGAAAGAAGCGCTACACCGATTACGAAGTGCGAATGCGG ACAAACCTTCCGGTGTTCAAAGTGAAAGAATCGAGCGTCCGCCGACGGTACAGCGATTTCGAATGGCTCAGGAACGAACTGGAGCGCGACAGTAAG ATCGTGGTTCCCCCGCTACCGGGTAAGGCCTGGAAGCGCCAGATGCCGTTCCGCGGCGACGATGGCATTTTTGACGAGAACTTCATCGAGGAACGACGAAAAGGGCTCGAACAGTTCATCAACAAAATCGCCGGCCACCCGCTAGCGCAGAACGAGCGGTGTTTGCATATGTTCCTGCAGGAGCCGGCCATCGATAAGAACTATGTGCCCGGTAAGATACGCAACACGTAA
- the LOC131289659 gene encoding condensin complex subunit 1 — protein sequence MEWQFVIPQARAELLRSDRNNYCVGRVLNAAEVPDALKASRIGLQEGPFGIFDHFDTFYSVIDDATQLSGAHLLRAYDQLYGAIDKLGKIMAETLSRKEIEQEDRLALLNAVKMLAFLMNGVVKVVDAHVNAANEKVMAKKSKKQTNNEQVEALDWDNKRYQCILQLYNLMQLPLEKLWDPPVCEESFVDVVCDICYRTLEQSYVRSRNTADSVFQILGTAIKRFNHSLSFPVRILQILEHCESAIPSIAAGVLLLYEEFGIATVYPVIIKEIIERLSIDAADNQTARFFSQFLIELGTSAPKLMIPHLSTLSEELLNLESYTLRNCVLQIMGEAIMSELTSEDLTDELKETRDEFLEDLLNHMMDVSAHVRSKVLQIWLQLKEHNAVPLAWIHKVLQVSVERLEDKALLVRKQAIGLIKAFLEHNPFSAKLSLAELRAQYEEEDKQLQELRTKLVEQDTKMKAVEEEWEDIVVQMYPSVTELFAKEPEDIESATDDDVKQLSEQVVSLLKEEKYPELVRLVQRADFALGNREERQEMTFEHQCMYYIMLLKNYFIHNHMDNKLNEEFQKKENSVNFLHDSIRFSELISNAVPKLLEMLMSKAQSDVHGAIDFFTSAYLFGIKGTEQGMQQMLFLVWSNDKEKRENVTAAYKRILFETNLQGRAHTVKVVRNLSQFLTNLTCGHYTAMEVLVQEWVENGDIDAQMIQVLFEIYTMKLDQVTAEESRQALQLLVMVSAAKLSVVTANVKLLETIGFEERGRTDPRVFVATLELLMNSVAMPANTSKHYKRYEQTAPTVQTVIEIFVKLFFARAVQNFDDIGTKVFDFIYKMVKSPDLLSQSVMVALFERLKKLSESVQQNAGPDADEPRCSQASQIVGATQEHDSRVSSTQQGDTQSSSSAQILLRIPNFLASRFIFTVGYVAMREMIYLDIDVYSNMKYRQELKDELKNQKKKNAALADNTTRVSMASVNGKRKTVSLDVSASNALKRLSGSTTGAAGGGAGQEQVEPEEELLSGATAEDTVAEEINYICENEMLYGRNSLLNRLIPTVLEVCKFPNRFRDELLQKSAVLTLIRLMAVSSKFCEDNMPFLMNIFKHTKCANIKCSIVIGLSDFTFRFPNVIEPWTNHMYSTLHEEDVELRLTAVKMMSHLILHEMIRVKGQISELALCIVDPVKEIRTITEQFFKEIAHKSNILYNVLPDIISRLSDPQLKLQEEKYHIIMRYIIGLINKDKQIESLVEKLCLRFRVTNEVRQWRDIAFCLSLLSYNERTIKKLSENVSCFKDKVQHDEIYQSFRTIISNTNKLAKAELKSVVAEFEARLKECLEVRDRNAGVVGENAGSSDDDGDGEVASTSSSFSRGSKRQNTSRAVKPSQKGKAATAGRGGKARGAARKQAVSSDETSDSEEENLPPVASSRAAARARINKKITKVVESDHSDDDDDDNSGGVEIPPKKGKSKR from the exons ATGGAGTGGCAATTCGTAATACCTCAGGCACGCGCAGAGCTGCTGCGATCTGATAGGAATAACTACTGCGTCGGACGGGTGCTAAACGCCGCCGAGGTTCCAGATGCGTTGAAGG CATCTCGAATTGGACTACAGGAAGGACCGTTCGGTATATTCGATCACTTCGATACGTTCTACTCAGTGATCGACGATGCGACACAACTGTCCGGTGCGCATCTGTTGCGCGCCTACGATCAGCTCTATGGCGCGATCGATAAGCTGGGCAAGATAATGGCAGAAACGCTTTCCCGCAAGGAGATCGAACAGGAAGATCGACTGGCACTGCTGAATGCGGTGAAAATGTTGGCATTTCTCATGAACGGAGTGGTGAAGGTGGTCGATGCACACGTTAATGCCGCCAACGAGAAGGTGATGgcgaagaaaagtaaaaaacaaaccaacaacgaACAGGTTGAGGCATTAGACTGGGATAACAAACGGTACCAGTGCATCCTGCAATTGTACAACCTGATGCAGCTTCCACTGGAGAAGCTATGGGATCCACCGGTTTGCGAGGAGTCGTTCGTGGA TGTGGTTTGCGATATTTGCTACCGTACGCTGGAACAATCGTACGTTCGAAGTCGCAACACGGCCGACAGCGTCTTTCAGATACTCGGTACCGCGATTAAGCGCTTCAACCATTCGTTGTCGTTCCCGGTGCGCATCCTGCAAATCCTCGAACATTGTGAATCCGCCATCCCCTCGATCGCGGCTGGTGTTTTGCTTCTGTACGAAGAATTTGGCATTGCCACAGTATACCCAGTGATCATCAAGGAGATCATCGAGCGGCTTAGCATCGACGCGGCAGACAATCAGACCGCCCGCTTCTTCAGCCAGTTCCTGATCGAGCTGGGTACGTCGGCACCGAAGCTGATGATACCGCACCTTTCCACCCTGAGCGAGGAACTGCTCAATCTCGAATCGTACACACTGCGCAACTGCGTACTGCAGATAATGGGCGAAGCGATAATGAGCGAGCTGACGTCGGAGGATTTGACCGACGAGCTAAAGGAGACGCGCGACGAGTTTTTGGAAGACCTGCTCAACCACATGATGGACGTGTCGGCACACGTACGCTCGAAGGTGCTGCAAATCTGGCTCCAGCTGAAGGAACATAATGCTGTCCCGTTAGCCTGGATTCACAAGGTGCTCCAGGTGTCCGTGGAGCGCTTGGAGGATAAGGCGTTGCTCGTTCGCAAACAGGCGATTGGGTTGATAAAAGCTTTTCTCGAacacaatcctttttccgctaAG TTGTCGTTAGCTGAACTAAGAGCACAGTACGAGGAGGAGGATAAACAGCTGCAGGAACTTCGCACCAAATTGGTTGAGCAGGACACCAAAATGAAGGCCGTTGAGGAGGAATGGGAGGATATCGTGGTGCAAATGTATCCTTCGGTGACGGAACTGTTCGCCAAGGAACCAGAGGACATCGAAAGCGCAACGGATGACGATGTGAAACAGCTTTCCGAGCAGGTTGTGTCGCTGCTCAAGGAAGAGAAGTATCCGGAGTTAGTACGCCTCGTTCAAAGGGCCGACTTTGCTCTCGGCAATCGTGAGGAACGTCAAGAGATGACCTTCGAACACCAGTGCATGTACTACATAATGCTGCTGAAGAACTATTTCATTCACAACCACATGGATAACAAATTG AACGAAGAATttcaaaagaaggaaaattctGTCAATTTCCTTCACGATTCCATTCGCTTTTCTGAGTTGATTTCCAACGCGGTCCCCAAGTTGCTGGAAATGCTCATGTCCAAGGCCCAGTCGGACGTGCACGGTGCGATAGACTTCTTCACGTCGGCCTACCTTTTCGGCATAAAGGGAACGGAGCAGGGCATGCAGCAGATGCTGTTTCTCGTCTGGTCGAACGATAAAGAGAAACGAGAAAATGTAACCGCCGCGTACAAACGGATCCTGTTCGAGACGAACCTGCAGGGCCGTGCGCACACCGTGAAGGTTGTGCGCAACCTGAGCCAGTTTCTGACGAATCTCACCTGCGGTCACTACACCGCCATGGAGGTGCTGGTGCAAGAATGGGTCGAAAACGGGGACATCGATGCGCAGATGATTCAGGTCCTGTTCGAAATCTACACGATGAAACTGGACCAGGTGACGGCGGAAGAGTCCCGCCAGGCGCTCCAGCTGCTGGTGATGGTTTCGGCCGCGAAACTCTCGGTCGTGACGGCCAACGTGAAGCTGCTGGAGACGATCGGGTTTGAAGAGCGGGGCCGCACCGATCCGCGCGTGTTCGTCGCCACCCTCGAGCTGCTGATGAACTCCGTCGCAATGCCGGCTAACACGTCGAAGCACTACAAACGCTACGAGCAGACGGCCCCGACCGTGCAGACGGTGATCGAAATCTTTGTGAAGCTGTTCTTTGCACGTGCGGTACAAAACTTTGACGACATCGGCACGAAGGTGTTCGATTTCATTTACAAGATGGTCAAATCGCCCGACCTGCTGTCGCAGTCTGTCATGGTGGCATTATTCGAGCGTCTGAAAAAATTGTCAGAAAGTGTCCAGCAGAACGCTGGCCCCGATGCTGATGAGCCGAGATGTTCGCAGGCCAGTCAAATTGTGGGTGCAACACAGGAACACGATTCGCGCGTTTCATCGACACAGCAGGGCGACACACAAAGCTCGAGTTCGGCGCAGATACTGCTGCGTATTCCGAACTTCTTAGCTTCACGGTTCATTTTCACCGTCGGTTACGTGGCCATGCGTGAAATGATTTACCTCGACATCGACGTGTACAGCAATATGAAATACCGGCAGGAGCTGAAGGATGAGTTGAAAaatcagaagaagaaaaatgcagCCCTTGCGGACAACACGACCAGGGTATCGATGGCCTCGGTGAACGGTAAACGAAAAACTGTCTCCCTCGATGTTTCCGCCAGCAATGCTCTGAAGCGCCTCTCCGGTTCGACGACTGGTGCGGCAGGCGGAGGAGCTGGACAAGAGCAGGTCGAACCAGAGGAGGAGCTTCTTAGTGGTGCGACGGCTGAGGATACGGTGGCGGAAGAGATTAATTACATTTGCGAGAACGAAATGCTCTACGGACGGAACAGTCTGCTGAATCGATTGATTCCGACGGTGCTGGAGGTGTGCAAGTTCCCCAACCGGTTTCGCGACGAGCTCCTGCAAAAGTCGGCCGTTCTGACGCTCATCCGCTTGATGGCGGTATCGTCGAAATTCTGCGAGGACAACATGCCATTCCTgatgaacattttcaaacacacCAAGTGCGCCAACATAAAGTGCAGCATTGTGATCGGATTGTCCGACTTTACGTTTCGCTTTCCGAACGTCATCGAACCGTGGACGAATCATATGTACTCCACGTTGCACGAGGAGGATGTCGAGCTGCGGCTGACGGCGGTCAAGATGATGTCGCATCTGATCCTGCACGAGATGATACGCGTGAAGGGTCAAATCTCCGAGCTGGCGCTGTGCATCGTCGACCCGGTGAAGGAGATCCGTACCATCACCGAGCAGTTCTTCAAGGAGATTGCTCACAAATCGAACATCCTGTACAACGTGCTACCGGATATCATATCGCGGCTTAGCGATCCGCAGCTTAAGCTGCAGGAGGAGAAGTACCATATCATAATGCGCTACATCATCGGGCTGATCAACAAGGATAAGCAGATTGAGAGCCTAGTAGAGAAGCTGTGCCTGCGGTTCCGTGTGACGAATGAGGTACGCCAGTGGCGTGATATTGCCTTCTGCCTATCACTGCTGTCGTACAATGAGAGGACGATAAAGAAGCTCAGCGAAAACGTAAGCTGCTTCAAGGATAAGGTTCAACATGACGAGATTTACCAGTCCTTCCGAACGATCATCAGCAACACGAATAAGCTGGCGAAGGCGGAACTGAAG aGCGTTGTCGCGGAATTTGAAGCTCGATTGAAAGAATGTCTGGAGGTACGTGACCGAAACGCGGGAGTTGTCGGTGAGAACGCGGGATCGAgtgacgacgatggcgacggcGAAGTGGCTTCTACATCCTCGAGCTTCTCCCGGGGCAGTAAACGTCAGAATACGTCGCGAGCAGTGAAACCGAGCCAGAAGGGAAAAGCGGCAACTGCTGGTCGCGGAGGAAAGGCACGTGGCGCCGCAAGGAAGCAGGCGGTGTCGTCGGACGAGACGAGCGACAGCGAGGAGGAAAATCTACCGCCAGTCGCCAGCTCCCGTGCGGCAGCCCGGGCACGCATAAACAAGAAGATTACGAAGGTCGTCGAAAGTGACCACTCAG atgatgatgatgatgataacagTGGCGGTGTGGAAATTCCGCCAAAGAAAGGCAAATCCAAACGGTAG
- the LOC131287026 gene encoding deoxynucleoside kinase: MPPIANEKLGSSGKKPFTVFVEGNIGSGKTTFLDHFQKFDDVCLLTEPVEKWRNCGGVNLLDLMYKEAHRWAMPFQTYVTLTMLDMHTFKTDKSVKLMERSLFSARNCFVESMLASGSLHRGMYNVLQEWYEFITCNIHIQADLIVYLQTSPEVVYERMKQRARSEESCVPLEYLKELHELHENWLIHGTSHRPAPVLVLNADLDLNTIGTEYKRSETSILKPILIENTNHHAILTSPSKRAKTDY; this comes from the exons ATGCCACCGATTGCGAATGAAAAGTTGGGATCTAGTGGCAAAAAGCCATTCACGGTGTTTGTCGAAGGCAACATCGGGAGCGGTAAGACGACCTTCCTGGATCATTTCCAAAAGTTTGATGATGTCTGCCTGCTGACGGaaccggtggaaaagtggCGTAACTGCGGTGGTGTGAATTTGCTGGATCTCATGTACAAGGAGGCCCACCGCTGGGCTATGCCCTTCCAAACGTACGTTACGCTGACCATGCTCGACATGCACACCTTCAAGACAGACAAGTCCGTCAAGCTAATGGAACGATCATTATTCAGTGCTAG aAATTGCTTTGTGGAAAGTATGCTGGCATCCGGCTCGTTGCACAGAGGCATGTATAATGTTCTGCAAGAGTGGTATGAATTTATTACCTGCAATATTCATATTCAGGCGGACCTGATTG TGTACCTTCAAACGAGCCCCGAAGTTGTGTACGAGCGAATGAAGCAACGCGCACGTTCAGAAGAGAGTTGCGTTCCGCTTGAGTACCTCAAAGAGCTTCACGAACTGCATGAGAACTGGCTGATCCACGGAACATCGCATCGTCCTGCACCG GTTCTTGTGCTGAATGCAGACCTTGATCTGAATACGATCGGGACGGAGTACAAACGGTCGGAGACCAGTATATTGAAACCAATCTTAATCGAAAATACCAACCATCATGCTATTCTTACATCTCCTTCCAAGCGCGCTAAAACTGACTATTAG
- the LOC131287763 gene encoding U1 small nuclear ribonucleoprotein C, with protein sequence MPKYYCDYCDTYLTHDSPSVRKTHCTGRKHKDNVKFYYQKWMEEQAQHLIDATTAAYKAGKIAQNPFTAGPPKPNISIPPPTMNMPPRPGIIPGMPTGAPPLLMGPNGPLPPPMMGMRPPPMMVPTMGMPPMGLGMRPPVMNAAPPQLGKS encoded by the coding sequence ATGCCGAAATATTATTGTGATTATTGCGATACGTACCTCACCCATGACTCCCCAAGTGTCCGGAAAACGCATTGCACCGGTCGAAAACATAAGGACAATGTGAAATTCTACTACCAGAAGTGGATGGAAGAGCAGGCACAACACCTGATCGATGCGACGACGGCGGCGTACAAGGCAGGAAAGATTGCCCAGAACCCGTTCACCGCTGGGCCACCGAAGccaaacatttccattccgcCACCGACAATGAATATGCCTCCTAGACCCGGTATCATTCCCGGTATGCCGACCGGTGCACCGCCGCTGCTGATGGGACCGAACGGGCCGCTGCCACCGCCGATGATGGGAATGCGTCCACCTCCGATGATGGTGCCAACCATGGGTATGCCACCTATGGGCTTGGGAATGCGTCCCCCAGTAATGAACGCAGCACCACCGCAGTTGGGCAAGAGCTAG